In a single window of the Leptospira sanjuanensis genome:
- a CDS encoding glycosyltransferase, which produces MKNLVVIPAYNEEETIREVVERALKYSDVIVVDDASKDKTPEILKALIKKHPKKLFTIRHEKNTHIPGGIQDGMKFAVEKKYDSVVTMDAGLSHDPDKLPEFFNTDADLVIGSRVTSNGVPFYRKVISFLAAKVMNYCISPGLFDIFGYRLRDCTSGYRKYSKRAFTWIAQSKLESVAFDFHMEALSIVAKNQGTIREVGIHYVFSNSSFNRRVLKQAISFALKLLRRKLNPIG; this is translated from the coding sequence ATGAAGAATCTGGTCGTTATCCCGGCTTACAACGAAGAAGAAACGATTCGAGAAGTCGTCGAACGAGCCTTGAAATATTCGGACGTGATCGTCGTCGACGACGCGTCCAAGGACAAAACTCCGGAGATTCTAAAGGCGTTGATCAAAAAACATCCGAAGAAGTTGTTTACGATCCGTCACGAAAAGAACACTCACATACCCGGCGGCATTCAGGACGGAATGAAGTTCGCCGTCGAAAAAAAATACGATTCCGTCGTGACGATGGATGCGGGACTTTCGCACGATCCGGATAAACTTCCCGAGTTTTTCAACACGGATGCGGATCTCGTGATCGGAAGCCGGGTGACTTCGAACGGAGTTCCGTTTTACAGAAAAGTAATCTCCTTTCTCGCTGCGAAAGTGATGAATTACTGCATTTCTCCCGGTCTTTTCGATATCTTTGGTTATCGTCTGAGGGACTGCACGTCCGGTTATCGGAAATATTCCAAACGTGCCTTTACTTGGATAGCACAGTCCAAGCTAGAATCGGTCGCATTCGACTTTCACATGGAAGCCTTATCCATCGTCGCAAAAAATCAAGGCACGATCCGGGAAGTCGGAATTCATTACGTATTTTCCAATTCTTCCTTCAATCGCAGGGTCTTAAAACAGGCGATCTCGTTCGCGCTCAAACTTCTTCGCAGAAAACTCAATCCGATCGGTTAA
- a CDS encoding acyl-CoA dehydrogenase family protein → MSATKTAVDQATAKKALSVSAGVIEEVTKALAKRCSVNGKVSVDKMDENQLVQYQIAWLTSEQKIAEKFVEYAWDSSRGTGDLEQEMAVVFAAETVNHVRSEISSRPSEYGIKASDLVSKIYNDEINQFLENAMAIQNYNEIADKIVAKGHFGAYGLDDDHEMFRETFKKFAEDVVMPHAEHVHRHDDIIPEDIIGGLKDMGCFGLCIPESYGGIQPNDKPDNLSMLVVTEELSRGGLGIAGSLITRPEIMSKALLKGGTQAQKDKWLPLLASGEKMAGIMVTEPNYGSDVAGVSVTAKPVNGGWVINGVKTWCTFAGYANLLLILCRTESDPSLKHKGLSILLAEKPSFTGHEFTYTQPEGGKIEGKAIGTIGYRGMHSFEVSFDNYFVPAENLLGGEEGRGKGFYFQMEGFAGGRIQTAARAHGVMQAALEAALRYAQERAVFQKPIYEYNLTKYKIARMAVILQASRQFANHVANLLDDHKGQMEATLIKFYASKVAEWVTREAMQIHGGMGYAEEYAVSRYFVDARVFSIFEGAEEVMALRVIAKSLMDQYAAG, encoded by the coding sequence ATGAGCGCAACCAAGACCGCCGTTGATCAAGCAACCGCGAAAAAAGCACTTTCCGTTTCTGCGGGAGTGATTGAAGAAGTTACAAAAGCCCTTGCAAAACGCTGCAGCGTAAACGGAAAAGTTTCCGTGGACAAGATGGACGAAAACCAACTCGTTCAATACCAAATCGCTTGGCTTACTTCCGAACAAAAAATCGCAGAGAAGTTCGTTGAATACGCGTGGGACTCTTCCCGCGGAACCGGCGATCTTGAACAAGAAATGGCGGTCGTGTTTGCGGCTGAAACCGTGAACCACGTTCGTTCCGAAATCAGTTCCCGTCCTTCCGAATACGGAATCAAAGCTTCGGATCTCGTTTCCAAAATCTACAACGACGAAATCAATCAATTCTTGGAAAACGCGATGGCGATCCAAAACTACAACGAGATCGCCGATAAGATCGTAGCAAAAGGTCACTTCGGCGCTTACGGTCTGGACGACGATCACGAAATGTTCCGCGAGACTTTCAAAAAATTTGCGGAAGACGTGGTGATGCCTCATGCGGAACACGTTCATAGACACGACGATATCATTCCCGAAGACATCATCGGCGGACTCAAAGACATGGGCTGTTTCGGTCTTTGTATTCCCGAGTCTTACGGCGGAATTCAACCGAACGACAAACCGGACAATCTTTCCATGCTCGTGGTTACCGAAGAACTTTCCAGAGGCGGTTTGGGAATCGCGGGTTCTTTGATTACAAGACCGGAGATCATGTCTAAGGCTCTTCTCAAAGGAGGAACGCAAGCTCAGAAAGACAAATGGCTTCCTCTTCTCGCTTCCGGAGAAAAAATGGCGGGGATCATGGTGACCGAGCCGAATTACGGTTCCGATGTTGCCGGAGTTTCCGTTACCGCAAAACCTGTGAACGGCGGTTGGGTAATCAACGGAGTAAAAACCTGGTGTACATTCGCGGGTTATGCGAACCTTCTTTTGATTCTTTGCAGAACGGAATCAGATCCATCTTTAAAACACAAAGGACTTTCCATTCTTCTCGCTGAGAAGCCTTCCTTTACCGGTCACGAGTTTACTTACACACAACCCGAAGGCGGAAAGATCGAAGGAAAAGCGATCGGAACCATCGGTTATCGCGGTATGCACTCTTTCGAAGTTTCCTTCGACAATTACTTTGTTCCCGCAGAGAACCTGTTAGGCGGAGAAGAAGGCAGAGGAAAGGGTTTCTACTTCCAGATGGAAGGGTTTGCGGGCGGAAGAATCCAGACCGCAGCGCGCGCTCACGGTGTGATGCAGGCGGCTCTCGAAGCGGCTCTTCGTTACGCTCAAGAAAGAGCTGTGTTCCAAAAACCGATCTACGAATACAACTTAACCAAGTATAAGATCGCGAGAATGGCGGTGATCCTCCAAGCTTCTCGTCAGTTTGCGAACCACGTTGCGAATCTTTTGGACGACCATAAAGGACAGATGGAAGCGACTCTGATTAAGTTCTACGCTTCTAAAGTTGCGGAGTGGGTCACTCGCGAAGCGATGCAGATCCACGGCGGTATGGGATACGCGGAAGAATATGCCGTTTCCCGTTATTTCGTGGATGCTCGCGTATTCTCCATCTTTGAAGGAGCCGAAGAAGTAATGGCTCTGCGAGTGATTGCGAAATCTCTCATGGATCAATACGCGGCAGGTTGA
- a CDS encoding adenylate/guanylate cyclase domain-containing protein: MKDILNWLSSPSSRELESKELIETLNQKIIEAGIPVWRFFTSIPTMHPEVMVRSLIWTRGEETQVVLIPHDGLQQQQYKDSPIFLIREGARDFIRCKLVGPDADLSYPICVDLREKGGTDYCIFVSVFGTNIRSAISWTTDAPGGFTDEQIESLNSIRSVLSLRLDLESRKFAVNELLEVYLGPNASKRVLSGEFMRGTGETIYAAILCADLRDFSSLSENNSPKRIVEVLDHYFELTAQPIQEEKGEILKFIGDAILAVFPAEENDPHKACLAALSAARKIQNSVTQWNLERPETQIHLGMALNVGDVVYGNVGAKDRLDFTVIGNAVNQAFRVESLCKDFEKSILTTEEFANKAGTQNFEFVGARKLKGITGERNIYSPKN, encoded by the coding sequence ATGAAAGATATTCTGAATTGGCTGTCCAGTCCGTCGTCGAGGGAATTGGAATCCAAAGAACTTATAGAGACTTTAAATCAAAAAATTATAGAAGCGGGGATTCCGGTCTGGAGATTTTTCACAAGCATACCCACGATGCATCCGGAAGTAATGGTTCGTTCTTTGATCTGGACCAGAGGAGAAGAAACGCAAGTCGTATTGATTCCTCACGACGGCCTTCAACAGCAACAATACAAAGATAGCCCGATCTTTCTGATCCGCGAAGGCGCGCGAGATTTTATCCGTTGCAAGTTGGTCGGCCCGGACGCGGATCTTTCTTACCCGATTTGCGTCGACTTACGGGAAAAAGGCGGAACCGATTATTGCATCTTCGTTTCCGTATTCGGCACCAATATACGGAGTGCCATCTCTTGGACAACGGACGCGCCCGGAGGATTTACGGACGAACAGATCGAATCGCTGAATTCGATTCGAAGCGTTCTTTCTCTGCGTTTAGATTTGGAATCGAGAAAGTTCGCGGTCAACGAATTGCTCGAAGTCTATCTCGGACCGAACGCATCCAAACGCGTCCTTTCGGGAGAATTCATGAGAGGAACGGGAGAAACGATTTACGCGGCGATTCTTTGCGCCGACTTGAGAGACTTTTCCTCTTTGAGTGAAAATAATTCTCCGAAACGAATCGTGGAAGTCCTGGATCATTATTTCGAACTTACCGCACAACCGATCCAGGAAGAAAAAGGCGAAATTCTAAAATTTATCGGAGACGCGATCCTCGCCGTTTTTCCCGCCGAAGAAAATGATCCGCATAAGGCATGTTTGGCGGCCTTGAGCGCGGCTCGAAAAATCCAGAATTCAGTAACACAGTGGAACTTGGAACGCCCCGAAACTCAGATTCATCTGGGTATGGCCTTGAATGTAGGAGACGTGGTTTACGGAAACGTAGGCGCCAAGGACAGACTAGACTTTACCGTAATCGGAAACGCAGTCAATCAAGCGTTTCGTGTGGAATCTCTTTGCAAGGATTTCGAAAAGAGCATTCTTACCACCGAAGAATTCGCGAACAAAGCGGGTACGCAAAACTTCGAGTTCGTCGGCGCGAGAAAATTGAAAGGAATCACCGGAGAACGAAATATTTATTCGCCCAAAAACTGA
- a CDS encoding DUF5615 family PIN-like protein, producing the protein MKFFVDAQLPPSLVQYLKDRDIEVWHTEDLPKKERTPDSKISAFCNERNLILITKDSDFLDSYLLRNEPRKLLSVTTGNIRNKELILLFDQLMNTILIEFENSHWLELSNEGLIVH; encoded by the coding sequence ATGAAGTTCTTCGTCGATGCTCAACTTCCACCGAGTCTCGTTCAATATCTCAAAGATCGCGATATAGAAGTATGGCATACGGAAGATCTTCCGAAAAAGGAAAGAACTCCGGATTCCAAAATCTCCGCCTTTTGCAATGAACGAAACTTAATCCTGATCACGAAGGATTCCGATTTTTTAGATTCTTATCTTTTAAGAAACGAACCGAGAAAACTCCTCTCCGTTACAACCGGAAATATTCGGAATAAGGAATTGATTCTTCTTTTTGACCAATTGATGAATACGATTCTAATCGAGTTTGAAAATAGTCACTGGCTGGAGCTTTCCAACGAAGGGTTGATCGTTCATTAA
- a CDS encoding SDR family NAD(P)-dependent oxidoreductase produces the protein MNDSKQNGKDKPSIDEIQECIRFLESLTEKPELLTSIPEKERIALMIVAGKISRPDRNEIRIRNKTIKHSRRKEVVASEKKARALTGIRLARTATVFKAPLQIADQTDIWKSESAPELASPRNCYICKKEYTRLHFFYDAMCVECGDLNYKKRYQTASLYGQVALITGARLKIGYQATLMLLRAGATVIATTRFPVDAALRFSKEEDFSHWSDRLQIFGLDLRHTPSVELFASYIEQTVDRLDILINNAAQTVRRPPGFYSHMIQSELLEYNDIPKEASQLLKLHRDCKERLTSFGGENLANEAALPVSWNGKIPGVGIRSSAQLSQIPYSHDNSFELETVFPEGQLDADLQQVDLRKTNSWRLKLGEIQTSEMLEVQLVNAVAPFVLCNRLVSIMRRENTGQKHIVNVSAMEGKFHRFKKEDRHPHTNMAKAALNMLTHTSASDFAKDGIYMNAVDTGWVTDEDPIELSQRKQDLHDFQPPLDIVDGAARVCDPFFDGILTGKHWCGKFLKDYFPIDW, from the coding sequence ATGAACGATTCTAAGCAAAACGGCAAAGATAAACCATCCATCGATGAGATTCAGGAATGCATTCGCTTTCTCGAATCATTGACCGAAAAACCGGAATTGTTGACGTCGATTCCCGAAAAAGAACGCATCGCGTTGATGATCGTCGCCGGTAAAATTTCCCGTCCGGATCGGAACGAAATCCGAATTCGCAATAAAACGATCAAACATAGCAGAAGAAAAGAAGTCGTCGCTTCGGAAAAGAAAGCGCGTGCATTGACCGGAATCCGTTTGGCGCGGACCGCGACCGTATTCAAAGCCCCTTTGCAAATCGCGGATCAAACCGATATATGGAAAAGCGAAAGCGCGCCCGAGTTAGCTTCACCACGAAATTGTTATATTTGTAAAAAAGAATATACCCGTCTTCATTTCTTTTACGATGCGATGTGCGTCGAATGCGGGGATTTGAACTATAAAAAAAGATATCAGACCGCTTCCTTGTACGGACAAGTCGCTTTGATTACGGGTGCAAGACTGAAAATCGGTTATCAAGCTACGTTGATGCTGCTTCGCGCGGGTGCGACCGTAATCGCTACGACCCGTTTTCCCGTGGATGCGGCCCTACGATTTTCCAAAGAGGAGGATTTTTCCCATTGGTCCGATCGTCTTCAAATTTTCGGATTGGATCTGAGACATACTCCGAGTGTGGAATTGTTCGCAAGTTATATCGAACAAACCGTGGATCGTCTGGACATTCTAATCAATAACGCGGCGCAAACCGTTCGCAGACCTCCCGGTTTTTATTCCCACATGATTCAATCCGAATTATTAGAATACAATGATATACCGAAAGAAGCCTCTCAGCTTTTGAAGTTGCATCGGGATTGTAAGGAACGTTTGACTTCTTTCGGCGGAGAAAATCTCGCAAACGAAGCGGCTCTTCCCGTAAGCTGGAACGGAAAAATTCCCGGGGTCGGTATTCGATCTTCGGCGCAGCTTTCTCAGATTCCGTATTCTCACGATAATTCTTTCGAATTGGAGACGGTTTTCCCGGAAGGGCAACTCGACGCCGATTTACAGCAGGTCGATCTGAGAAAGACGAACAGTTGGAGATTGAAGCTCGGAGAAATTCAAACTTCCGAGATGCTTGAAGTTCAACTCGTCAACGCGGTCGCTCCCTTCGTACTTTGCAATCGCCTCGTCTCGATTATGCGAAGAGAAAACACGGGACAAAAACATATCGTGAACGTCTCCGCTATGGAAGGAAAGTTTCATCGGTTTAAAAAAGAGGACAGGCATCCTCATACCAACATGGCAAAAGCCGCGTTGAATATGCTCACTCACACGTCTGCGAGCGATTTTGCGAAAGACGGAATCTATATGAATGCCGTGGATACCGGTTGGGTCACCGATGAGGACCCGATCGAATTGTCCCAAAGAAAACAGGATTTACACGACTTTCAACCGCCTCTGGATATCGTAGACGGGGCTGCGCGTGTTTGCGATCCGTTCTTTGACGGAATTTTAACCGGCAAACACTGGTGTGGTAAGTTTTTAAAGGATTACTTTCCGATCGATTGGTAA
- a CDS encoding NAD-dependent epimerase/dehydratase family protein has protein sequence MAKKVLVTGGCGFLGSHVCELFRKQGWDVISYDSMTKYELKRTGYGTEATREYNWNYLQGIGVTMVKGDIRNLEHLMDRTTGCDFIVHTAAQPAMTISWEDPELDMTTNVVGTFNVLEVARKRNIPVVNTSSIHVYGNSINDTLKEGATSYERTPVAIGEDQPVMVGEISPLHASKMSAEHYVRTYVDMYKIKAASFRFTGIYGERQFGGEDHGWVANFAIRSVFGWPLRIFGTGKQARDILYAADGAESYLRWFENPTPGVFNIGGGPDHKISLLECIHMIGDILGKKQEIQFDVERPGDMRYFICDITKAKKFGFNPKFKPKEGVERLIRWIEADKSVFEVKK, from the coding sequence ATGGCAAAGAAAGTTTTAGTGACCGGCGGATGCGGATTTTTGGGATCTCACGTCTGCGAATTGTTCCGCAAACAAGGTTGGGACGTGATCAGCTACGATAGCATGACCAAATACGAACTGAAAAGAACCGGTTACGGCACCGAAGCCACGAGAGAATACAACTGGAATTATTTGCAGGGAATCGGAGTCACGATGGTTAAGGGTGATATCCGCAACCTCGAACACCTAATGGATCGTACCACAGGCTGCGACTTTATCGTTCATACCGCCGCTCAACCCGCGATGACGATTTCTTGGGAAGATCCGGAATTGGACATGACGACTAACGTTGTCGGGACATTTAACGTTCTCGAAGTCGCCCGCAAAAGAAATATTCCCGTCGTAAACACGAGTTCCATCCACGTTTACGGAAACTCGATCAACGATACTCTCAAAGAAGGAGCGACTTCCTACGAAAGAACTCCGGTTGCGATCGGAGAGGATCAACCCGTGATGGTCGGGGAAATTTCTCCTCTTCACGCTTCCAAGATGAGTGCGGAACACTACGTGAGAACGTATGTCGACATGTATAAGATCAAGGCCGCTTCTTTCCGTTTTACCGGAATTTACGGAGAGCGTCAGTTCGGCGGAGAGGATCACGGTTGGGTCGCGAACTTCGCGATTCGTTCCGTATTCGGTTGGCCTCTGAGAATTTTCGGAACCGGCAAACAGGCGCGCGATATTCTTTACGCGGCGGACGGAGCGGAAAGTTATCTGCGTTGGTTCGAAAATCCGACTCCTGGAGTTTTTAACATCGGCGGCGGACCGGATCATAAGATTTCTTTATTAGAATGTATTCATATGATCGGAGACATTCTCGGCAAAAAACAGGAGATTCAATTCGACGTGGAAAGACCGGGAGATATGCGTTACTTTATCTGCGACATTACCAAAGCGAAGAAGTTCGGATTCAATCCTAAGTTCAAGCCGAAAGAAGGCGTGGAACGTTTGATTCGCTGGATCGAAGCCGATAAGTCCGTATTCGAAGTTAAAAAATGA
- a CDS encoding AZOBR_p60025 family cell surface glycopolymer formation protein, with translation MQKLESFFRKLDSPVKGLIVLVSLYGFVTLALWSRYEWNPSSMVNFGEEFIKKNEAESPRGVIAFKGKEGDLGAGYDGQIFYYYSRSISNLSFQWPEGFDPTYRAPRIGYPLLISVWGVFGKWGNIAGMYILSLSLLYLSYLALRILLKDKSHWAILYLISPFTLASYSVLVSDTIMVSLIVLAIYFYEKENYVPFYLLSGLALLTKEPALFYLFSLGLAALSGKDVKKMLIVGSTLLVPFLWQIYLKYTLPNWTPTRLAVFMIPFEGIYKYLMELGASFSSGGGLKPIIRSFSKFPLVLQFLTMFLIPFTGTWRKATFYKVGFSLVVLMIAIANHYHFWSEYINTIRLFTFAIPLYLFIKAEDDDIIDRPFVFLFLINLVLILARLTVLYKVQDYVVR, from the coding sequence ATGCAAAAACTTGAATCTTTCTTCCGCAAACTCGATTCTCCCGTCAAGGGATTGATCGTACTCGTTTCGTTGTACGGCTTTGTGACTCTGGCTCTTTGGTCCCGTTACGAATGGAATCCTTCTTCGATGGTAAACTTCGGAGAAGAATTCATCAAAAAGAACGAAGCGGAATCGCCGCGCGGAGTGATCGCTTTTAAAGGTAAGGAAGGAGATCTCGGAGCCGGATACGACGGTCAGATCTTTTATTATTATTCCAGATCGATTTCCAATCTCAGCTTTCAGTGGCCGGAAGGTTTTGATCCGACTTACCGAGCACCCCGCATCGGTTATCCTTTGCTCATTTCCGTTTGGGGAGTTTTCGGGAAATGGGGCAACATCGCGGGGATGTATATCCTCAGCCTTTCCTTATTGTATCTTTCCTATCTCGCGTTGAGAATTCTTCTGAAGGACAAATCGCATTGGGCGATCTTGTATCTGATTTCTCCGTTTACGCTGGCGAGTTATTCGGTTCTCGTGAGCGACACGATCATGGTTTCCTTGATCGTTCTCGCGATTTACTTTTACGAAAAGGAAAACTACGTTCCGTTTTATCTTCTTTCCGGTTTGGCCTTGCTCACCAAAGAACCCGCGCTGTTTTATCTTTTCTCGTTGGGGCTTGCGGCCCTATCCGGAAAAGACGTAAAAAAAATGTTGATCGTGGGCTCTACGCTGTTGGTTCCGTTTCTCTGGCAAATCTATCTCAAATATACGCTGCCGAATTGGACGCCTACAAGACTCGCGGTCTTCATGATTCCTTTCGAAGGAATTTATAAATATCTAATGGAGTTGGGAGCGAGTTTTTCAAGCGGCGGAGGACTTAAGCCGATCATTCGTTCTTTTTCCAAGTTTCCTCTCGTGCTTCAGTTTTTGACGATGTTTCTGATTCCGTTTACGGGCACTTGGAGGAAGGCGACGTTTTACAAGGTCGGTTTTTCTCTGGTGGTTTTGATGATCGCGATCGCGAACCACTACCATTTCTGGTCCGAATACATCAATACGATCCGTCTTTTTACGTTCGCGATTCCTTTGTATCTTTTTATCAAAGCCGAAGACGACGACATCATCGATCGTCCGTTCGTGTTCTTGTTCCTGATCAATTTGGTTCTGATTTTGGCGAGGCTAACGGTTTTGTATAAGGTTCAGGATTACGTGGTGCGTTGA
- a CDS encoding DUF433 domain-containing protein has protein sequence MNHPLLSRITLNPDVCHGKPTIRNQRYTVELILDLLSSGMSEDEIREDYPALEREDILACLEYASNLVRIKSIYKASA, from the coding sequence GTGAACCATCCATTGCTCAGTCGTATCACTTTGAATCCGGACGTTTGTCACGGTAAGCCGACGATTCGGAATCAGAGATACACCGTAGAATTAATTTTGGATCTGCTTTCCTCCGGAATGAGCGAAGACGAAATTAGAGAAGATTATCCGGCTTTGGAAAGAGAAGATATTCTCGCTTGTCTGGAATACGCTTCCAACTTGGTAAGGATAAAATCGATTTATAAAGCTTCTGCATGA